One window from the genome of Polycladomyces zharkentensis encodes:
- a CDS encoding glycosyl hydrolase family 18 protein, with translation MRNHFDLYKKPKPTPPEKQPEKRSWQWQGLSFTTWTVLLFLLIAGTASAGVLYFVNRWAPLVEMAKPQHTPAKPSSTRPFAGGDDPYGWEEEDDGGDTDAGSGPFPSPDAKQPVPPPPFHNRWHSPDQHTPPDHIGRSRPSPPVVAPPTANPPSSPVQPKVAVYVPYWETDTATVSFQQHAPSIDTAYFFWYELKADGTIGPISSAKGNEKILTLARQRQIDIIFSLGNGWDPKRLHYWLATADRRHILAQRIAQWAERQQIDGVELNLEPLLAEDRERLSDFVALASRSLHAKRKQLHISVFPKTREPGGWSGQIAQNWQQLGRHADKVNIMTFNYSQNKPGPGTPLTWLETVLAFAVTKMPVEKIQVVLPWTGQLWRTDRTYPGPLTYESAQMLLRKGWSLRRDANHEPYLVKRQEGKTETGYFQDTVSYNAKLNVIIQRFPGIGGVAHWYIGTEDPKVWTLIEQAKQSNR, from the coding sequence GTGCGGAATCATTTTGATTTATACAAAAAACCGAAACCAACTCCACCCGAGAAACAACCGGAAAAGCGATCATGGCAGTGGCAGGGCTTATCATTTACCACTTGGACCGTTCTGCTCTTTCTATTGATCGCAGGTACGGCGAGTGCGGGCGTTCTCTATTTCGTCAACCGGTGGGCCCCGCTGGTGGAAATGGCGAAACCGCAGCACACCCCTGCCAAACCGTCCTCAACCCGACCGTTTGCCGGAGGGGATGATCCGTACGGTTGGGAAGAGGAGGATGATGGGGGAGACACGGACGCTGGATCCGGTCCCTTCCCCTCCCCGGATGCAAAACAGCCGGTACCACCGCCACCGTTCCATAACCGCTGGCATTCGCCCGATCAGCACACCCCACCAGACCATATCGGGAGGTCCCGCCCGTCACCGCCTGTAGTCGCGCCGCCGACCGCGAACCCGCCGTCTTCGCCCGTTCAGCCCAAGGTGGCCGTTTATGTACCGTATTGGGAAACGGATACCGCCACTGTTTCATTTCAACAGCATGCTCCCTCCATAGACACAGCGTATTTCTTTTGGTACGAACTGAAGGCGGACGGTACCATCGGTCCCATTTCTTCGGCGAAAGGCAATGAAAAAATCCTGACACTGGCTCGACAACGCCAGATCGACATCATCTTTTCCCTGGGAAACGGTTGGGACCCCAAGCGACTGCATTACTGGCTGGCAACGGCGGACCGGCGACATATTTTGGCGCAACGAATCGCCCAATGGGCCGAACGGCAACAGATCGATGGTGTGGAATTAAACTTGGAGCCGCTGCTCGCCGAGGACCGGGAGCGTTTGTCCGATTTTGTCGCGCTTGCTTCCCGCAGTTTGCACGCCAAACGAAAACAACTGCACATCTCCGTTTTTCCCAAAACCCGTGAACCGGGAGGATGGTCCGGGCAGATTGCCCAGAACTGGCAACAACTCGGCCGACATGCAGACAAAGTGAACATCATGACATTTAACTACAGCCAGAACAAGCCGGGACCCGGGACCCCGCTGACGTGGTTGGAAACGGTCCTCGCTTTTGCTGTTACCAAAATGCCGGTGGAGAAAATACAAGTGGTTTTGCCGTGGACCGGCCAACTGTGGAGGACAGATCGTACATATCCCGGTCCGTTGACATATGAATCAGCGCAGATGCTGCTTCGAAAAGGGTGGTCTCTCCGACGCGATGCAAACCATGAACCGTATCTGGTGAAGCGGCAAGAGGGTAAAACCGAGACAGGCTATTTCCAGGACACCGTCAGCTACAATGCCAAACTGAATGTCATCATTCAACGCTTTCCCGGTATCGGAGGTGTGGCTCACTGGTATATCGGAACGGAAGATCCGAAAGTGTGGACGCTGATTGAACAAGCGAAGCAATCGAATCGTTAG